In Thiospirochaeta perfilievii, a single window of DNA contains:
- a CDS encoding potassium channel family protein, whose amino-acid sequence MDSKNIIKKIHSIFKRSSFLFPLLMVTVIIWIFGFVLFFLENSYGNPAFTSLFDGIWAAIITLSSTGYGLKVAESFPGRIFTFVIIFFGIGLVSYLSGVFASLFVDRNSKARRGLMDFPKLKNHLVICGWSKRMKEILSYVIEESTDISSNDIILLNNADPEQIELLRETKLLEDIKFVRGDFFAPTHLLRANIKDARKVIVLADTLMNTSFSEIDSKTIMTVMTIKSISRDTYVCAELLDKKYEGNLKQASCDEILLSREMAKNIIANATMSQGMSHILNELLSGTESILKTMEIPGKFIGREYVEFLKDVGKTGLVVLGILENAVPVNIMKMEALREAQKTTDISRLVQNLQDVKGMSVNNPYFAPSKDYIIKNYSMAIVLERLNGNE is encoded by the coding sequence ATGGATTCTAAAAATATAATTAAGAAGATTCATTCAATATTTAAAAGATCATCATTTTTATTTCCTCTATTAATGGTTACTGTTATTATTTGGATTTTTGGTTTTGTTCTGTTTTTTCTTGAAAATAGCTATGGAAACCCAGCATTCACATCACTTTTTGATGGTATATGGGCGGCTATTATAACTCTAAGTTCAACTGGGTACGGGCTTAAGGTTGCTGAATCATTTCCTGGAAGGATTTTTACATTTGTTATAATATTTTTTGGAATAGGTTTAGTTAGTTATTTATCAGGGGTTTTTGCATCCCTTTTTGTAGATAGAAATTCGAAGGCAAGGAGAGGTTTAATGGATTTCCCAAAATTAAAAAATCATCTAGTTATTTGTGGTTGGTCTAAAAGGATGAAGGAGATTCTTTCCTATGTAATTGAAGAGTCTACAGATATCAGTTCCAACGACATTATTCTTTTAAACAATGCTGATCCAGAACAGATAGAGCTTTTAAGGGAGACTAAACTTTTAGAAGATATAAAATTTGTCCGTGGGGACTTTTTTGCACCAACTCATCTACTAAGAGCTAATATTAAGGATGCAAGAAAGGTAATTGTATTAGCTGATACTCTAATGAATACATCATTTTCTGAGATCGATTCAAAAACTATTATGACAGTTATGACTATAAAATCCATATCTCGTGATACTTATGTCTGTGCAGAGTTGTTAGATAAAAAGTATGAGGGTAATCTAAAACAAGCTTCATGTGATGAAATTTTACTTAGTAGAGAGATGGCTAAAAATATAATTGCCAATGCAACAATGTCCCAGGGTATGTCCCATATATTAAATGAGTTATTAAGTGGTACGGAGTCTATATTAAAAACAATGGAGATCCCTGGAAAGTTTATTGGTAGGGAGTATGTAGAATTTTTAAAAGATGTTGGGAAGACCGGTTTAGTTGTTCTAGGTATTCTTGAAAATGCAGTACCTGTGAATATAATGAAAATGGAGGCATTAAGAGAGGCTCAGAAAACTACAGACATTTCAAGGTTAGTTCAAAACCTTCAGGATGTTAAAGGAATGAGTGTAAACAATCCTTACTTTGCACCCTCTAAGGATTACATTATCAAAAATTACTCTATGGCAATAGTTTTAGAGAGGTTAAATGGAAATGAATAA
- a CDS encoding cyclic nucleotide-binding domain-containing protein codes for MEMNNSEEKNQERLKKLSQIPLFSSFADNRESLMKLNEICSLKEFDKDVIVISEGDTGDDMFIMFDGIVEIRKNTRSGDEYTVVELKAEFNVFFGELAIVSEGERSATVITKSKCKFLVITKKDFEDFCEEHPTIGLHITREILKTVAERLRKTNDDMLTIFDALMNEIKNS; via the coding sequence ATGGAAATGAATAATAGTGAAGAGAAAAACCAAGAAAGATTAAAAAAACTATCTCAAATACCTCTTTTTAGCTCCTTTGCTGATAATAGAGAGTCTTTAATGAAACTAAATGAAATCTGTTCTCTTAAGGAGTTTGATAAGGATGTTATTGTTATTTCCGAAGGTGATACCGGGGATGATATGTTCATTATGTTTGATGGTATTGTTGAGATTAGGAAAAATACTAGAAGTGGTGATGAGTATACTGTTGTTGAGTTAAAAGCTGAATTTAATGTTTTTTTTGGAGAGCTTGCTATTGTTAGTGAAGGTGAAAGGTCTGCGACTGTTATTACAAAAAGCAAGTGTAAATTCCTTGTTATTACTAAAAAGGATTTTGAGGACTTTTGTGAAGAGCATCCAACAATTGGTCTGCATATTACTAGGGAGATTTTAAAAACAGTTGCAGAGAGATTAAGAAAGACTAATGATGATATGCTTACAATCTTTGACGCTTTAATGAATGAAATAAAGAACTCGTAG
- a CDS encoding diacylglycerol/polyprenol kinase family protein codes for MNESRNLIRQNYNPMEKEVIRKGIHMTIAFIPSLALFSRSLTITLLLLGTVFYLISEIFRVNNKEFIGFVTSISEIASRERDKGITLGPVTLAVGSLLVLSLFTPVAAACGIYALAFGDGLSSVTGKLWGYKKIPFTQGKSYVGFFTCFTMILSTTYGVTGLLNKSLLAAVAGAITELIPIKDIDNLLIPIVVALAVVL; via the coding sequence ATGAATGAAAGTAGAAATTTAATAAGACAAAATTATAATCCTATGGAAAAAGAGGTAATTAGAAAGGGTATACATATGACTATAGCCTTTATTCCATCCTTAGCCTTATTTAGCAGAAGTTTAACTATTACTCTGTTACTACTTGGAACAGTCTTCTATTTAATTAGCGAAATATTTAGAGTTAATAATAAAGAATTTATAGGTTTTGTAACCTCAATATCAGAAATTGCCTCTAGAGAAAGGGATAAAGGTATAACTTTAGGTCCCGTAACCCTTGCTGTTGGGTCATTATTAGTACTTTCACTATTTACTCCTGTTGCAGCAGCCTGTGGGATTTACGCTCTAGCATTTGGAGATGGGCTATCTAGTGTAACAGGTAAGTTGTGGGGATATAAAAAAATTCCATTTACCCAAGGGAAATCCTATGTTGGGTTTTTTACATGTTTTACAATGATATTATCAACAACTTACGGTGTAACAGGATTATTAAATAAATCACTTCTTGCTGCAGTTGCAGGGGCTATTACAGAGCTTATACCTATAAAAGATATAGATAATTTGCTTATACCTATTGTTGTAGCATTAGCAGTAGTACTTTAA
- the lgt gene encoding prolipoprotein diacylglyceryl transferase produces MSVFLYINYPSWITPEIIPGFFMRWYAVMYLVALGITYVLFMKQLKDDKYEIKKEVASDYIFYIMIGLIIGARIFSTLVYETDDYYRNSPWLIFWPFRDGSFVGFQGMSYHGGVIGGVVAALIFSKIKKVSFLDLADYLCTALPLGFTFGRLGNFINGELYGRITKSPLGMVFNTTPISHRFHISNKWVVDFANDIGMDISTMTLVNLPRHPSQLYEAFFEGIFLWFILWFVVRRFKSFKGFMLSMYLTLFGLFRFCVEYFRQPDDGLDFPIQLGPHSFNYEFKSLLNITTGQIFSFMMFIAGILLFIAFKLYSKKVTNSK; encoded by the coding sequence ATGTCAGTTTTTTTATATATAAATTATCCTAGTTGGATAACCCCAGAGATAATTCCTGGTTTTTTTATGAGATGGTATGCTGTAATGTATTTGGTAGCATTAGGTATAACATACGTTCTATTTATGAAGCAGTTAAAAGATGATAAGTATGAGATAAAAAAAGAGGTAGCCTCGGATTATATCTTCTATATAATGATTGGGCTTATTATAGGGGCTAGAATATTCTCTACCTTGGTTTATGAGACAGATGATTATTATAGAAACTCTCCATGGCTTATATTTTGGCCTTTTAGAGATGGCTCTTTTGTTGGATTCCAAGGGATGTCATATCATGGAGGAGTTATTGGTGGTGTAGTAGCAGCTCTAATATTTAGTAAAATAAAGAAGGTGAGCTTTTTAGATTTAGCAGACTACTTATGTACTGCTCTACCTTTGGGATTTACTTTTGGAAGACTAGGAAACTTTATAAACGGAGAGTTATACGGACGAATTACTAAGTCCCCTTTGGGAATGGTTTTTAATACTACTCCTATATCCCATAGGTTCCATATTTCAAATAAGTGGGTTGTAGACTTTGCAAATGATATAGGAATGGACATTTCAACTATGACTCTAGTAAATTTACCAAGACATCCATCTCAGCTCTATGAAGCTTTTTTTGAAGGTATTTTTCTATGGTTCATTCTATGGTTTGTTGTAAGAAGATTTAAAAGCTTTAAAGGTTTTATGCTATCAATGTATCTAACACTATTTGGACTTTTTAGGTTCTGTGTTGAATATTTTAGGCAACCTGATGATGGTCTAGATTTTCCAATACAATTAGGGCCTCACTCTTTTAATTATGAGTTTAAATCCCTTTTGAATATAACTACAGGACAAATATTCTCATTTATGATGTTTATAGCTGGTATTTTACTGTTTATAGCTTTTAAACTTTACAGTAAAAAGGTTACTAATAGTAAGTAA